One stretch of Rosistilla oblonga DNA includes these proteins:
- the mnmA gene encoding tRNA 2-thiouridine(34) synthase MnmA, whose product MARVVLAMSGGVDSSVAAHLLLQQGHEVVGVFMRHGEESADVCRAPDGSESPVLPIVQGRADHKQGCCSASDAADARRVSDRLGIPFYALNLKQDFRRIIDYFVDEYSQGRTPNPCVQCNNWIKFGRLFEYADSIDAQYVATGHYAQLSEEADGSFALRRGVDDRKDQSYVLFGIGQHLLSRMLLPVGGYDKPWIRQQAEAIGLRVAGKPDSQEICFVTSGHHGQFVRDRSGGGNTAGQIVTTAGDVVGEHPGIEAFTIGQRKGLGVAMGEPYFVVRIEPDTHRVVIGQKADLARDGLIAHEANWLIDPPAETFSCSVQIRYNSPPQAAQVTPQGTDRFEVLFDEPVDGVAPGQAAVIYDGDRVLGGGWIHSSTSTSAQ is encoded by the coding sequence TTGGCACGGGTTGTTTTAGCGATGAGCGGAGGCGTTGACAGCAGCGTCGCAGCCCACCTGTTGTTGCAGCAAGGGCACGAGGTCGTCGGCGTCTTCATGCGGCACGGCGAGGAATCAGCCGATGTCTGCCGCGCTCCCGACGGTTCGGAATCGCCCGTGCTGCCGATCGTCCAAGGCCGCGCCGACCACAAACAGGGTTGTTGCAGCGCTAGCGATGCCGCCGACGCGCGGCGGGTCTCCGATCGGCTGGGGATTCCTTTTTATGCCCTCAACCTGAAGCAGGACTTCCGCCGGATCATCGATTATTTTGTCGATGAGTATTCCCAGGGACGAACGCCCAATCCCTGTGTGCAGTGCAACAACTGGATCAAGTTCGGCCGACTGTTCGAATACGCCGACAGCATCGATGCCCAATACGTCGCCACCGGCCACTACGCTCAATTGTCCGAAGAAGCCGACGGCAGTTTCGCGCTGCGGCGTGGCGTCGACGATCGCAAGGACCAATCGTACGTGCTGTTTGGAATCGGCCAGCACCTACTGTCGCGGATGCTGTTGCCCGTCGGCGGTTACGATAAACCCTGGATCCGCCAACAAGCCGAAGCGATCGGATTGCGAGTCGCCGGGAAACCGGACAGCCAAGAGATCTGTTTTGTCACCAGCGGACACCACGGCCAATTTGTTCGCGACCGCAGCGGCGGTGGCAACACCGCCGGGCAGATCGTGACCACCGCTGGCGATGTCGTCGGCGAGCATCCCGGCATCGAAGCCTTTACGATCGGCCAACGCAAAGGCCTCGGCGTGGCGATGGGCGAACCCTACTTCGTCGTCCGCATCGAACCCGACACGCACCGCGTGGTGATCGGGCAGAAGGCCGACTTGGCTCGCGACGGCTTGATCGCTCATGAAGCCAACTGGTTGATCGATCCCCCCGCCGAAACGTTTTCGTGCAGCGTGCAGATCCGGTACAACAGCCCGCCGCAAGCCGCACAAGTCACACCGCAGGGGACCGACCGTTTCGAGGTCCTGTTCGACGAACCTGTCGATGGCGTGGCTCCAGGCCAAGCTGCCGTGATCTACGATGGCGACCGAGTGCTCGGCGGCGGATGGATCCATTCTTCGACATCGACCTCCGCACAATAG